Proteins from a genomic interval of Treponema brennaborense DSM 12168:
- the asnS gene encoding asparagine--tRNA ligase, whose translation MKTQLIKDILVSQPDGRTLTVCGWVRTKRESKNLVFIQVNDGSCFASVQLTLDRENPADASVNLNSIENELKKITTGASIQAEGKLVPSPASGQAVEVALVSLTVLGEAPADAYPLQKKNHSLEFLRENAHLRARTNTFGAVARMRSQMAYAIHTFFQDRGFQYVHTPIITASDAEGAGEMFQVTTLSMEKIAENGVSAGAKGMSAEKAAALVDYGKDFFGKKASLTVSGQLEAETYATALSRVYTFGPTFRAENSNTTRHLAEFWMIEPEIAFFDLNDNMDIAEEFVKYLLNWALTKCTADMQFFNDRIQKGIIDTLAHVVNSDFVRITYTEAVAELEKNADKFEFKPYWGCDLQSEHEKFLTEVVYKRPVIVTGYPKEIKAFYMKLNEDGKTVRAMDVLVPGLGEIIGGSEREADYDVLLDRIRKLGLNPDDYRWYLDLRRFGSVPHSGFGLGFERLLLYVTGMGNIRDVIPYPRAPKLADF comes from the coding sequence ATGAAAACACAATTGATAAAAGACATTCTGGTCTCGCAGCCGGACGGCCGGACGCTCACCGTCTGCGGCTGGGTACGCACGAAACGCGAATCAAAAAACCTCGTTTTTATTCAAGTAAATGACGGATCCTGTTTTGCATCCGTACAGCTCACCCTCGACCGGGAAAATCCCGCCGATGCCTCTGTCAATTTGAATTCGATCGAAAATGAACTGAAAAAAATCACCACCGGAGCTTCAATTCAAGCGGAAGGAAAACTGGTTCCGTCTCCCGCGTCCGGCCAGGCGGTCGAAGTTGCGCTCGTTTCGCTGACGGTGTTAGGCGAAGCGCCCGCGGACGCCTATCCTTTGCAGAAAAAGAATCACTCGCTGGAATTTTTGCGTGAAAACGCACATCTGCGCGCGCGCACCAATACGTTCGGCGCGGTCGCCCGCATGAGAAGTCAGATGGCGTACGCGATTCACACGTTTTTCCAGGATCGCGGATTTCAGTACGTACATACGCCGATCATTACGGCCAGCGACGCCGAAGGCGCCGGTGAAATGTTTCAAGTAACGACGCTCTCCATGGAAAAAATCGCCGAAAACGGCGTCAGTGCAGGAGCAAAAGGCATGAGCGCGGAAAAAGCGGCGGCGCTCGTCGATTACGGTAAGGACTTTTTCGGGAAAAAGGCAAGTCTCACCGTTTCCGGCCAGCTTGAAGCGGAAACGTACGCGACCGCGCTGTCCCGCGTGTACACGTTCGGCCCCACGTTCCGCGCCGAAAACTCGAATACGACGCGCCATTTGGCCGAATTCTGGATGATCGAACCGGAAATCGCGTTCTTCGACCTGAACGACAACATGGACATCGCCGAAGAGTTCGTTAAATATCTGCTGAATTGGGCACTCACCAAATGTACGGCCGACATGCAGTTTTTCAACGACCGCATCCAAAAAGGAATCATCGATACGCTCGCGCACGTCGTAAATTCGGACTTCGTCCGCATTACGTACACGGAAGCGGTCGCCGAACTTGAAAAAAACGCGGATAAGTTCGAGTTTAAACCGTACTGGGGCTGCGACCTGCAGAGCGAACACGAAAAGTTCCTGACGGAAGTCGTGTACAAGCGGCCGGTCATCGTAACCGGATATCCCAAAGAGATCAAAGCGTTCTATATGAAGCTCAACGAAGACGGCAAAACGGTGCGCGCGATGGACGTACTGGTACCGGGCTTGGGCGAAATCATCGGCGGTTCGGAACGCGAAGCGGATTACGACGTACTGCTCGACCGCATCCGAAAACTCGGTCTGAATCCCGACGACTACCGGTGGTACCTCGACCTGCGCAGATTCGGTTCCGTGCCCCACTCGGGCTTCGGTCTCGGTTTCGAGCGGCTGCTGCTGTACGTAACGGGAATGGGCAATATCCGCGACGTTATCCCCTATCCGCGCGCACCGAAACTGGCGGATTTCTGA
- a CDS encoding bacteriohemerythrin has translation MEENAEEKPCWVKWEKKFELGIPVIDEQHKHLVGLCNTLHNEIMQQRGRDGKVWQTSLSAALRETVNYTRTHFVAEEKLMSVSGFDQFSAHKKRHQDFIETITQTLSTFDQATLQTALDFSKFLYEWILEHIAYEDKLYVKPVLEYYRTSKQ, from the coding sequence ATGGAAGAAAACGCGGAAGAGAAGCCTTGTTGGGTCAAATGGGAAAAGAAATTCGAGCTCGGTATTCCTGTTATCGACGAACAGCACAAACATCTGGTCGGCCTGTGCAACACGCTGCACAACGAAATCATGCAGCAGCGAGGTCGGGACGGCAAAGTGTGGCAGACGTCGTTGTCCGCCGCGCTTCGGGAAACGGTGAACTACACGCGGACGCATTTCGTTGCGGAAGAAAAGCTGATGTCCGTATCCGGATTCGATCAGTTTTCGGCGCATAAAAAGCGGCATCAGGATTTTATCGAAACGATAACGCAGACACTGTCGACGTTCGATCAGGCGACGCTGCAGACCGCACTCGATTTTTCAAAATTCCTGTACGAATGGATATTGGAACATATTGCGTATGAAGATAAACTGTACGTAAAGCCGGTGCTCGAATATTACCGTACCAGCAAACAGTAA
- a CDS encoding DUF975 family protein, producing the protein MECNKVLLDSVNAAVRRNLGKAVIALALLLLCSSLIAPAVLLSAAGGDSGMFFSVVLAAAAVVFLLVMQYGFTILLAKLYRGDRAVLGDLFCGFRDFKRVCLLSVLFGVAAIVLCGVIVPAGMALFFASGREMTTAAVMSLVPVLTFVCLIAYWLAVMLPFAFAYFVLYDNPSFTVRQVFKAAARLMRGYRLKFLLFVLRVGGWWLAAAVVSYAVGFVLSGSVSAALLAESRGVASGVFSLARILDAVYFVCAYMALIRVTMGGAAYYGARIADSPSASGPIPLPDTSALSDAPALPLAGDSALPPDEN; encoded by the coding sequence ATGGAATGCAATAAAGTGCTGCTCGATTCCGTAAACGCGGCCGTCCGCCGCAATTTGGGAAAAGCGGTGATCGCGCTCGCGCTGCTTTTGCTGTGCAGTTCGCTGATCGCGCCGGCCGTGTTGCTTTCGGCCGCGGGCGGCGATTCGGGAATGTTTTTTTCAGTCGTTTTGGCTGCCGCTGCGGTTGTGTTTCTGCTGGTCATGCAGTACGGTTTTACGATTCTGCTAGCCAAATTATACCGCGGCGATCGGGCCGTGCTGGGCGACCTGTTCTGCGGATTCCGCGATTTCAAGCGCGTCTGTCTGCTGTCGGTTCTGTTCGGCGTCGCCGCGATCGTTTTATGCGGCGTTATCGTGCCGGCCGGAATGGCGCTGTTTTTTGCTTCCGGCCGGGAAATGACAACCGCTGCCGTGATGAGCCTCGTACCGGTGTTGACTTTCGTCTGTCTGATAGCGTATTGGCTCGCGGTTATGCTGCCGTTTGCGTTCGCGTATTTCGTCTTGTACGACAATCCGTCGTTTACGGTGCGGCAGGTGTTTAAAGCCGCCGCGCGGCTGATGCGCGGCTACCGTTTGAAGTTTTTGCTTTTCGTGTTGCGCGTCGGCGGCTGGTGGCTTGCGGCGGCTGTCGTTTCTTACGCCGTCGGGTTCGTGCTGAGCGGGTCCGTGAGCGCGGCGCTGCTTGCCGAATCGAGGGGCGTCGCTTCCGGTGTGTTTTCGCTTGCGCGGATACTCGACGCGGTCTATTTCGTGTGCGCGTATATGGCGCTGATTCGCGTTACGATGGGCGGCGCGGCGTATTACGGTGCGCGAATCGCCGATTCGCCGTCCGCATCCGGGCCGATTCCGCTTCCGGATACGAGTGCGCTTTCCGACGCGCCCGCGCTTCCGCTTGCCGGTGATTCGGCCTTGCCGCCGGACGAAAATTAA
- a CDS encoding bacteriohemerythrin, translated as MVNDSQELLIAWDKKFELGIPSIDAQHEHLIDLYNEFYKGIIQERNSGNENWQTALSGALRETAGYVMTHFRDEETLMKAASYAGFAEHKVRHQEFVAKVTDMITNFDKATFQSAFGFVRFLYEWVLQHIAYEDKLYVKPVLEFYRSRQP; from the coding sequence ATGGTTAACGATTCGCAGGAACTGCTTATAGCGTGGGATAAAAAATTCGAGCTGGGCATACCGTCGATAGACGCGCAGCATGAACATCTTATCGATTTGTACAATGAGTTTTATAAAGGTATCATTCAGGAACGGAACAGCGGCAATGAAAACTGGCAGACGGCGCTTTCCGGCGCGCTTCGGGAAACCGCCGGATACGTGATGACGCATTTCCGCGATGAAGAAACGCTGATGAAAGCCGCTTCGTACGCGGGTTTTGCCGAACATAAGGTCCGGCATCAGGAATTCGTGGCGAAAGTAACGGATATGATCACGAACTTCGATAAGGCGACGTTTCAGAGCGCGTTCGGATTCGTCCGGTTTCTGTACGAGTGGGTGCTGCAGCATATTGCGTATGAAGACAAACTGTACGTCAAGCCCGTGCTCGAGTTTTACCGTTCAAGGCAGCCGTAA
- a CDS encoding DNA topoisomerase IV subunit A, giving the protein MAYVKNLFDKNFLEYASYVIRDRAIPDIEDGLKPVQRRILHTLFEVDDGKFNKVANVVGQCMKYHPHGDASIGGALVVLANKELFIEKQGNFGNLYTGDGASAARYIECRLKPLARDVLYNPAITQYVPSYDGRNKEPVVFRAKLPIALILGAEGIAVGMSTNILSHNVREVIQAEIACLKGEKFALYPDCFTGGLIDVSDYQDGLGKITTRAKLDTSDPKRIVVRELPFGSNSERLTESIVKAAKNGKLKVASVTDYTADKVEIEIKLQRGVYAEDVVSALYAFTECEQSISCNLLVIRDNMPQVMTVSDVIRYHAEKLVAVLKDELELERAQLIDKLHLRTLERIFIEERIYKRIEEMKTEAAVSKAVVTGFEPFRAELIRAVSEDDVAHLLKIPIRRISLYDINKNRQEVQAINKRLKEIEKLLKNLTAYAVSWLEGTLAKLDVETTARRTQIKKFSAVDVKEVVKRDIPLRYDASAGYLGTAVSAGTEWFKVTPYDRVLFIRKSGIYTVCDVPDKLFVDTGMWYCGLADKEELSKVLFTVIYRDPKTNYAYIKRCRIEQFILNRDYLIAPDGAEVLHVGTVKDFKFKLHYVKKPRVKITEEIFSAGSFDEKGLKAQGVRLASREVESVEIAKPRASSKTAIQSQ; this is encoded by the coding sequence ATGGCATACGTAAAGAATTTATTCGATAAAAACTTTTTGGAATACGCGAGCTACGTTATCCGCGACCGCGCGATTCCCGATATTGAAGACGGACTGAAACCCGTACAGCGCCGCATTCTGCACACGCTGTTTGAGGTTGACGACGGCAAATTCAACAAAGTGGCGAACGTCGTCGGGCAGTGTATGAAATATCATCCGCACGGAGACGCGTCCATCGGCGGCGCGCTCGTCGTGCTTGCGAACAAGGAATTGTTCATTGAAAAACAGGGAAACTTCGGGAATCTGTATACCGGAGACGGCGCTTCGGCGGCGCGTTACATCGAATGCCGCCTGAAGCCGCTCGCCCGCGACGTATTGTACAATCCCGCGATCACGCAGTACGTACCGTCGTACGACGGACGTAATAAAGAACCCGTCGTGTTCCGCGCCAAATTGCCGATCGCGCTCATCCTCGGAGCGGAAGGGATCGCCGTCGGTATGTCGACGAATATTCTCAGTCATAACGTACGAGAAGTCATTCAAGCCGAAATCGCCTGTTTAAAAGGCGAAAAATTCGCGCTGTACCCTGACTGTTTTACCGGCGGACTTATCGACGTATCCGACTATCAGGACGGATTGGGCAAAATTACGACGCGGGCCAAGCTCGACACCTCCGATCCCAAGCGTATCGTCGTGCGCGAACTGCCGTTCGGTTCGAACTCCGAGCGGCTGACCGAATCCATCGTCAAAGCTGCAAAGAACGGCAAACTGAAAGTTGCCTCCGTAACCGATTATACCGCCGATAAGGTTGAAATTGAAATCAAACTGCAGCGCGGCGTGTATGCCGAAGACGTGGTGAGCGCGCTGTACGCGTTTACCGAATGCGAGCAGTCCATTTCGTGCAATCTGCTGGTTATCCGCGACAACATGCCGCAGGTGATGACCGTTTCCGACGTTATCCGGTATCACGCGGAAAAACTGGTCGCCGTGCTCAAAGACGAACTCGAATTGGAGCGCGCGCAGCTTATCGATAAACTGCACCTGCGGACGCTTGAACGCATTTTTATCGAAGAGCGTATTTACAAACGCATAGAAGAAATGAAAACGGAAGCCGCCGTAAGCAAGGCGGTCGTTACCGGATTCGAGCCGTTCCGGGCTGAACTGATCCGGGCCGTATCGGAAGACGACGTGGCGCATCTGCTGAAAATTCCTATCCGGCGCATTTCGCTGTACGATATCAATAAAAACCGGCAGGAAGTGCAGGCGATCAACAAGCGGCTCAAGGAAATCGAAAAATTGCTCAAAAATCTGACCGCGTACGCCGTCTCGTGGCTGGAAGGTACGCTGGCGAAGCTGGACGTTGAAACGACGGCCCGCCGTACGCAAATAAAGAAATTTTCTGCAGTCGACGTCAAAGAAGTCGTCAAACGGGATATTCCGCTGCGTTACGACGCTTCCGCCGGATATTTGGGAACGGCCGTTTCAGCCGGTACCGAGTGGTTTAAGGTTACGCCGTACGACCGCGTGCTTTTTATCCGGAAAAGCGGCATTTATACGGTGTGCGACGTTCCCGATAAACTGTTCGTCGACACGGGTATGTGGTACTGCGGTCTTGCCGATAAGGAAGAACTCTCCAAAGTGTTGTTTACGGTAATTTACCGCGATCCGAAAACGAATTACGCGTATATCAAGCGCTGCCGAATCGAACAGTTCATTTTGAACCGCGATTATCTGATTGCACCCGACGGTGCGGAAGTGCTGCACGTCGGTACGGTAAAAGATTTCAAATTTAAATTACATTACGTTAAAAAGCCGCGCGTGAAAATTACGGAAGAAATTTTCAGCGCCGGTTCTTTCGATGAAAAAGGCCTGAAAGCCCAAGGCGTGCGTCTCGCGTCGCGTGAGGTCGAATCCGTTGAAATCGCCAAACCGCGCGCGTCTTCCAAAACGGCGATTCAAAGTCAGTAA
- a CDS encoding IMPACT family protein, whose product MDVLVSYACAELEIKNSRFLAEVFPVASQNAARETLKAQKLKYADATHVVHAFAVGNAAETLGMSDDGEPAGTAGRPVLDVLKGRKCTNVLLTVTRWFGGTLLGTGGLVRAYGDSAKAVLAAAVFEPLAVKCRFSFAVPYDAYELVKRFLSSLHTDRVDEVFTTEVAFSGFVHASEAGSLRSYLTDLTNGKTVPVFTDAEPDPRIPPQR is encoded by the coding sequence ATGGACGTTCTCGTCTCGTATGCGTGCGCGGAACTGGAGATCAAAAATTCCCGTTTTTTGGCCGAAGTGTTTCCCGTCGCGTCGCAGAACGCGGCCCGTGAAACGCTGAAAGCGCAGAAGCTCAAATACGCCGACGCGACGCACGTCGTGCACGCGTTCGCGGTGGGAAACGCGGCCGAAACGCTCGGCATGTCCGACGACGGCGAACCTGCCGGAACCGCCGGCCGGCCGGTACTCGACGTGCTTAAAGGCAGAAAGTGTACGAACGTGCTGCTTACCGTAACGCGCTGGTTCGGCGGAACGCTGCTCGGTACCGGCGGCTTGGTGCGCGCGTACGGAGACAGTGCGAAAGCCGTTCTCGCGGCAGCCGTTTTTGAACCGCTTGCGGTAAAATGCCGTTTTTCTTTTGCGGTGCCGTACGATGCGTACGAACTCGTCAAGCGGTTTTTGAGTTCGCTCCATACCGATCGGGTGGACGAAGTCTTTACGACTGAAGTGGCTTTTTCAGGATTCGTTCACGCCTCCGAAGCCGGCAGTCTGCGGTCGTATCTGACGGATCTGACGAACGGCAAAACCGTTCCCGTTTTTACCGATGCGGAGCCGGATCCGCGTATTCCTCCGCAGCGCTGA
- the lptB gene encoding LPS export ABC transporter ATP-binding protein, producing MSDHTDTVRSAEHVLKINSLYKSFGKKQVVRGVDFSMQTGEILGLLGPNGAGKTTSFYMIVGFYKPTSGEVFLDGNCITRLPMYRRARLGISYLPQEASVFRKLTVEQNIWSILETRGDLSGAERRHKLEQLIDEFDIGRIRKQPAYTLSGGERRRTEIARSLAIEPKFLLLDEPFAGIDPIAVSDIKSMIRLLAGRGIGVLITDHNVRDTLEITDRAIIISSGQIVAQGGKDEILESPIARKIYLGEEFRM from the coding sequence ATGAGTGACCACACGGATACAGTACGGAGCGCGGAGCACGTTCTGAAAATCAACAGTTTATATAAATCGTTCGGCAAAAAACAGGTCGTTCGCGGCGTTGATTTTTCCATGCAAACCGGTGAAATATTGGGGTTATTGGGACCGAACGGCGCCGGAAAAACGACGTCGTTTTATATGATAGTCGGTTTTTACAAACCGACGTCCGGTGAAGTGTTCCTCGACGGAAACTGCATCACCCGTCTGCCGATGTACCGCCGCGCGCGGCTGGGCATTTCATACCTGCCGCAGGAAGCGTCGGTGTTCCGTAAACTGACGGTCGAACAGAACATCTGGTCCATTTTGGAGACTCGCGGCGATCTGTCCGGTGCCGAACGCCGGCACAAACTCGAACAGCTGATAGACGAATTCGATATCGGACGCATTCGTAAGCAACCGGCGTACACGCTTTCAGGCGGTGAGCGGCGGCGCACCGAGATTGCCCGTTCGCTCGCTATCGAGCCGAAATTCCTGCTGCTCGACGAACCGTTCGCCGGAATCGATCCGATCGCCGTAAGCGATATCAAATCCATGATCCGGCTGCTTGCCGGCCGCGGTATCGGCGTGCTTATCACCGACCACAACGTACGCGATACGCTCGAAATTACCGACCGCGCGATCATCATCAGTTCCGGTCAGATAGTCGCTCAGGGAGGAAAAGACGAAATCCTCGAATCGCCGATTGCGCGTAAAATATATCTGGGTGAAGAATTCAGAATGTAA
- a CDS encoding DNA topoisomerase IV subunit B, whose protein sequence is MGEKKANVYDESKIQTLSPLEHIRLRSGMYIGRLGDGSNRSDGIYILLKEVVDNAVDEFIMGNGDRIMIDIQGSRVKVRDYGRGIPLGKVVECVSVINTGAKYNDDVFQFSVGLNGVGTKAVNALSSYFKVLSARGGQCAEAVFERGTLVSSRTGKTKGGVPDGTYIEFEPDTEIFGSYEFNMEFVEKRLWNYAYLNAGLKLVCNGSEYVSQNGLLDLLNSELDGASLYPVGYYKGERLEFAFTHSNAYGENYFSFVNGQETSDGGTHLSAFKEGFLKGVNEFYRKTFKSEDVREGMAAALLVKIKDPVFESQTKNKLGNTDIRSWIVNETKSAVDDWLHRNPETAKQLEQKVVANERLRTELNAVKKEAKEAAKKISLNIPKLKDCKYHFGDGDKGLNTMIFVTEGDSASGSMVGCRDPMTQAIFSLRGKPENMFGRKRADIYKNAELYNLMMALGIENDLAGLRYEKIIIATDADNDGFHIRNLMLTFFLGYFEELVTSGRVFILETPLFRVRTKKETRYCYTEAERDREMKALGAGSEVTRFKGLGEISPNEFGPFIGKDMHLVPVEVSALKEIPGLLEFYMGKNTPSRRDFIVNNLLSEIDV, encoded by the coding sequence ATGGGTGAGAAAAAAGCAAACGTATACGATGAATCGAAGATCCAGACATTAAGCCCGTTGGAACATATCCGCCTCAGATCGGGTATGTATATCGGCCGTTTGGGAGACGGTTCAAACCGCAGCGACGGTATTTATATTCTTTTAAAAGAAGTAGTGGACAACGCGGTCGACGAGTTTATCATGGGAAACGGCGACCGCATCATGATTGATATTCAGGGCAGCCGCGTTAAAGTGCGCGACTACGGCCGCGGCATTCCGCTGGGAAAAGTGGTGGAATGCGTTTCCGTTATCAATACCGGCGCCAAATACAACGACGACGTGTTTCAGTTTTCGGTAGGGCTGAACGGCGTCGGCACCAAAGCCGTAAACGCGCTGTCGTCTTATTTTAAAGTATTGTCGGCGCGCGGCGGACAGTGTGCCGAAGCCGTGTTCGAGCGAGGAACGCTCGTTTCGAGCCGCACCGGTAAAACGAAGGGCGGCGTTCCCGACGGAACGTATATCGAGTTCGAGCCTGATACCGAGATTTTCGGTTCGTACGAGTTCAACATGGAGTTCGTTGAAAAACGGCTGTGGAATTACGCGTATTTGAACGCCGGGCTGAAGCTGGTGTGCAACGGCAGCGAATACGTGAGCCAAAACGGCCTGCTCGATCTGCTCAATTCCGAATTGGACGGCGCGTCCCTGTATCCGGTGGGCTATTATAAAGGCGAACGGCTGGAATTCGCGTTTACGCATTCAAACGCATACGGTGAAAATTATTTTTCATTCGTAAACGGGCAGGAAACCTCCGACGGAGGAACGCACCTTTCGGCCTTCAAAGAGGGCTTTTTAAAAGGCGTGAACGAGTTTTACCGTAAAACGTTCAAAAGTGAAGACGTGCGCGAAGGGATGGCGGCGGCGCTTTTGGTTAAAATAAAAGATCCGGTGTTTGAAAGTCAAACGAAGAACAAACTGGGCAACACCGATATCCGCTCCTGGATCGTAAACGAAACGAAATCCGCCGTAGACGACTGGCTGCACCGCAATCCGGAAACGGCGAAACAGCTGGAGCAGAAAGTCGTTGCGAACGAACGGCTGCGAACCGAATTGAACGCCGTCAAAAAAGAGGCCAAAGAAGCGGCTAAAAAAATATCGCTCAATATTCCAAAACTGAAAGACTGCAAATACCATTTCGGCGACGGCGACAAGGGCTTGAACACGATGATATTCGTTACGGAAGGAGACTCCGCGTCCGGGTCGATGGTCGGTTGCCGTGATCCGATGACGCAGGCCATTTTCAGCCTGCGCGGAAAACCCGAAAACATGTTCGGCCGGAAACGGGCCGACATTTACAAAAACGCCGAACTGTACAATCTGATGATGGCGCTCGGTATTGAAAACGACCTCGCCGGGCTGCGTTATGAAAAAATCATTATCGCAACCGATGCCGATAACGACGGTTTTCACATCAGAAATCTGATGCTCACGTTCTTTTTGGGGTATTTTGAAGAATTGGTTACGTCGGGACGCGTGTTCATTCTTGAAACGCCGTTGTTCCGCGTGCGCACCAAAAAGGAAACCCGTTACTGCTATACCGAAGCGGAACGCGACCGCGAAATGAAAGCGCTCGGTGCCGGTTCGGAAGTGACCCGATTCAAGGGGCTGGGTGAAATCAGTCCGAACGAATTCGGGCCGTTTATCGGCAAAGATATGCATTTGGTGCCTGTGGAAGTGAGCGCGCTCAAAGAAATACCCGGCCTGCTTGAGTTTTATATGGGCAAAAACACGCCCAGCCGCCGGGATTTTATCGTCAACAATCTGCTGTCGGAAATCGACGTATAG